A stretch of DNA from Bradyrhizobium algeriense:
TCCAGCCATTGCGGGATCGGGTCGGGCAGCACGACATCGTCGTCGCTGTCAGGGCTAAGCGCATCCGACAGCAGTTTCTGCGCCTGTGGCGTCGCCCACATGATCTTGCCGACGCCGTTGACGGCGAGCAGATAGCGGCCGGAGACGTCGAGGGCGGCACGCGCGCTCTGGGTCAGCCGCGCATTGGCGAGGTGGACGCGGATGCGCGCCAGCATCTCCTCGACCGCAATCGGTTTTGTCACATAGTCGACGCCGCCGGCTTCCAGCCCGCGAACGATGTGTTCGGTTTCGGCCAGCCCCGTCATGAAGATGATAGGCACATGGTCGAGGCCGGCGTCGCGCTTCAGCCGCCTGCAGGTTTCAAAACCGTCCAACCCGGGCATGACCGCGTCGAGCAGCACGATGTCGGGCGTGATCTGGTCGACGATCCGCATCGCCGCCGCGCCGTCGAGCGCGACCATGACCGTCATGCCGGCGCCGTCGAGCGCGTCGGTGAGCAGCCGCAGCGTCTCCGGCGAATCATCGACGATGAGGGCGACGTCGCGCTTTTTTGATTCAGTGATCATAGCTGTGCAGTGTTTTCAGGGCCGCCATGTACTGATCGAGATCGAAGCGGTCGACCAGCGTGCGCATTTGCAAAACGAAATCGGCATGCTCAGGATAGTCGTGGCCGATCTCGTCCAGCTTGACCTGGATCGCGCGGATGTAGCCGAGTTGCCCGAGACCGATCAGTTCCTCGACATATTTCACCGGCGGCCGCGATCCCGTCTCCGGTTTCCAGCGCGGCTGGGCTATCTGCTCGGCCTCGTACTGCCATTCGATCTTGAGCAACTGCCGGATCGTCTCCACCAGCTTGGGGATGTCGATCGGCTTCATCAGATAGCCGTCGTGAAACGGCTGCGCCAGCGGCGCGCCGTGCGCTTCAAGCGCGCTCGCCGACACCATCAGGATGCGGGCCTGGTGATGGCCGCTGGCGCGCAACGTTTCCGCCACCGTCCAGCCGTCCATGCCCGCCATCGAGATATCAAGCAAAAACAAATCAGGCCGGCAGTGCTGCGCCAGCGCGAGGCAGCCGGGTCCATCGGGCGCGCTCAAGAGAATGAAGCCCAGCGGCGCCAGCACCTCGCGCAGGAGGTCGCGGTGGGTCGGATCGTCGTCGGTAATGAGGATCGTCTTGCGCGGGCCGTGATAGCCGAAGATCGGCGCCTCGATCGGCGCAATCCGCGTCGGATTGGTGACTTCCGACAGCAGGATCTTGACGCGGAAAATGCTGCCGGTGCCGACCTCGCTCGTCACCCTGATATCGCCGCCCATCACGCCGGCGAGCAGCCGGCTGATGGTCAGCCCGAGTCCGGTGCCGGTCTGCGGCTGCGATACGCCGAGCGCACCGCGCTCGAACGGTGCGAAGATGCGTTCGAGATCGCTTGCCTGGATTCCGGGGCCGGTATCGATCACCTCGAACTCCGCGACCGGGCTGCGGTAATGCACGACGAATTGCACGCTGCCGGTCTGCGTGAATTTCAGCGCATTCGACAGCAGGTTGATCAGAACCTGGCGCAGGCGTTTTTCGTCGGCATAGACGACGAGGGGCAGCACCGAAGGCCGCCTGAAAACGAAATCGATGCCCTTGGCGGCGGCCTGAACGCGAAACATCCCGACGAGCTGGTCGAGGAATTCGCTGAACCGCACCTCGTCGCGCGACAGATAGAGCCGGCCGGCCTCGATCTTGGAAATGTCCAAAATGCCGTCGATCAGCCCCGACAGATGATCGGCGCTGCGGCGGACCACGCGCACCTGGTCGCGCGGCTTGGTGGCAAGGCCGGAATCCTGCTCCAGCAACTGGGCATAACCACTGATGGCGTTCAGCGGCGAGCGTAGTTCATGGCTGAGCCCCACCACATAGCGGCTCTTGGCGAGGTTTGCCGATTCCGCCACTTCCTTCGCGCGCTGCAGCTCGGCATCGGTGCGCTTGTGCGCGTCGATTTCCTGGATCAGGAGCGCGGTCTGCCGCCGCGTTTCAGCTTCCGCCGCGCGGCGACTTTGTTGCGCCAGCACGAACAGCCACGCCACCACGCCGATGATGATGGTGAGCGCGAAGAACACCTTCCACAGCACGTCGGACAGAAGGAGATTGTCCACCGCAACCGTCGCCGACGTCTGCAGGTAGATCAGCCCGAGCGTCAGCCCGACGAGGCCGGCGGATATCGCGAACACGCCGAGATAATGCCCGAACTGGGAATTGATCCGGGCGTAGATCGGCTCCGGCAGCATCTTGCCCATCGTCTCCGACACCTGCGCGCCGATCCGCGCATGCGGCTTGCAGAGATCGTGACAGCGCGCGTCGAGCGAACAGCACAGCGAACAGATCGGGCCGGCATAGGCGGGGCAAGAGGCCATGTCCTCCGGCTCGAACGAATGCTCGCAGATACAGCACTGGATCGCCTCGAGGTTCTGCCAGCTACGCTTCGGCTTGCGCGCGATGTAGTATTTGCCGTCGGTGGCCCACGCGATCAGCGGCGCGGTGACGAAGGCGACGGCGAGCGCCACGAAGGCGGACAGCGCCTTGGCCGTCGGCCCGAACAGGCCGTAGAACGCGCTGATCGAGACGATGGTCGCGATCGTCATCGCGCCGACGCCGACCGGATTGATGTCGTAGAGATGGGCGCGCTTGAATTCGATGTGCTGCGGGCGCAAGCCCAGCGGCTTGTTGATGACGAGATCGGCGACCAGCGCGCCGACCCAGGCAATCGCAACGTTGGAGTAGAGCGCCAGCGTCTGCTCCAGCGCCTTGTAGACGCCGATTTCCATCAAGAGCAGCGCCACCATGACGTTGAACACCAGCCAGACCACGCGGCCGGGATGGCTGTGGGTCAGGCGCGAGAAGAAGTTCGACCACGCGATCGAGCCGGCATAGGCGTTGGTGACGTTGATCTTGATCTGCGAGAGAATGACGAAGGTGCCGGTCAGCGCCAGCACCAGATCGGGCTGCGACAGCACGTAACGAAACGCTTCGAGATACATATGCGCGGGCTCGGCGGCGTGCTCGCTGGAGACGCCGTGGCTGAGCGCGAAGTAGGCGAGGAACGAACCCAGCAACAGCTTGAGCGCGCCGAAGATGATCCAGCCGGGGCCGGCGCTGAGCAGTGCGATCCACCATGAGGTGCGAGAGGTCTTTCGGTCGCGCGGCAAAAACCGCAGGAAGTCGACCTGCTCGCCGATCTGCGCCACCAGCGAAAACACCACCGACGCGGCGGTGCCGAACAGCAGCAGATCGAGATGGCCGCTGGCGTCGCCATGCTCGCCGGCGAATTTCCGCCACTCCGTAAACGAGTGCGGGTTGGCCCAGGCGATCGCCACGAAGGGGAGGATGTGCAGGACGATCCAGAGCGGCTGTGTCCACAGTTGAAAGCGGCTGATCAGGGTGATGCCGTAGGTCACCAGCGGAATGATGACGACGGCGCTGATGAGATAGCCGATCGGGCGCGGGATGCCGAAGCACATCTCCAGCGCGGCGGCCATGATGACCGCTTCGAGCGCGAAGAAGATGAAGGTGAAG
This window harbors:
- a CDS encoding response regulator → MITESKKRDVALIVDDSPETLRLLTDALDGAGMTVMVALDGAAAMRIVDQITPDIVLLDAVMPGLDGFETCRRLKRDAGLDHVPIIFMTGLAETEHIVRGLEAGGVDYVTKPIAVEEMLARIRVHLANARLTQSARAALDVSGRYLLAVNGVGKIMWATPQAQKLLSDALSPDSDDDVVLPDPIPQWLDQARKGKAGSKAAIMTALPGNEQLRLQYMGRLGTNEFLLRLAKDSGADAPAEFSSELGLTTREGEVLSWLSKGKTNRDIAQILGLSPRTVDKHLEQIYSKLGVENRTAAAAIAVNAKHRKS
- a CDS encoding ATP-binding protein encodes the protein MAGRQRIDRVRRQYNQWVANQTLEDYALRFTAKSARRWSAARVANTALGAISFLALEAIGGTITLNYGAANATAAILVVSVIIFFCGLPIAYHAAKCGIDIDLLTRGAGFGYIGSTITSLIYASFTFIFFALEAVIMAAALEMCFGIPRPIGYLISAVVIIPLVTYGITLISRFQLWTQPLWIVLHILPFVAIAWANPHSFTEWRKFAGEHGDASGHLDLLLFGTAASVVFSLVAQIGEQVDFLRFLPRDRKTSRTSWWIALLSAGPGWIIFGALKLLLGSFLAYFALSHGVSSEHAAEPAHMYLEAFRYVLSQPDLVLALTGTFVILSQIKINVTNAYAGSIAWSNFFSRLTHSHPGRVVWLVFNVMVALLLMEIGVYKALEQTLALYSNVAIAWVGALVADLVINKPLGLRPQHIEFKRAHLYDINPVGVGAMTIATIVSISAFYGLFGPTAKALSAFVALAVAFVTAPLIAWATDGKYYIARKPKRSWQNLEAIQCCICEHSFEPEDMASCPAYAGPICSLCCSLDARCHDLCKPHARIGAQVSETMGKMLPEPIYARINSQFGHYLGVFAISAGLVGLTLGLIYLQTSATVAVDNLLLSDVLWKVFFALTIIIGVVAWLFVLAQQSRRAAEAETRRQTALLIQEIDAHKRTDAELQRAKEVAESANLAKSRYVVGLSHELRSPLNAISGYAQLLEQDSGLATKPRDQVRVVRRSADHLSGLIDGILDISKIEAGRLYLSRDEVRFSEFLDQLVGMFRVQAAAKGIDFVFRRPSVLPLVVYADEKRLRQVLINLLSNALKFTQTGSVQFVVHYRSPVAEFEVIDTGPGIQASDLERIFAPFERGALGVSQPQTGTGLGLTISRLLAGVMGGDIRVTSEVGTGSIFRVKILLSEVTNPTRIAPIEAPIFGYHGPRKTILITDDDPTHRDLLREVLAPLGFILLSAPDGPGCLALAQHCRPDLFLLDISMAGMDGWTVAETLRASGHHQARILMVSASALEAHGAPLAQPFHDGYLMKPIDIPKLVETIRQLLKIEWQYEAEQIAQPRWKPETGSRPPVKYVEELIGLGQLGYIRAIQVKLDEIGHDYPEHADFVLQMRTLVDRFDLDQYMAALKTLHSYDH